GCCTGACCAAAAAACAGGTTAACCAGACAGTCGTGAATGACGCTTACAAACAGGTCATCAATCCGATCGCCACAATCGTGCAGCCAGGTCCCACTCCTCCCATCAAGGAGGAGGTCACCAAAGCAATGGACGACTGGTTAAAGAAGAATCTCCCCAAAAACTTCCGGGTCGCTCCCGTACAGGCCAAACCGCAGAATCAGCAGGTAGCCGAAGGAAAATAATTCCTTCTCTTTTTCTGTTAAACGCCGCTGACTGCAGGTCAACTCTTTTAAAAATTCCGCTACAGAAATTCCTTTGATTCTGATCAGCCATCCCGCTGAAGATCCCTGCTTTTTCTATCACATTAAAGTAGAATAGCAGCATGCAAATCACAGACGTTCGCGCGATTCAACCTGCAGGTAAAAACTCTCCTCCCGACTGGCGTACGAGTATGGGACAGATTCTCGTCGCCATTGATACCGACGCAGGTATCACAGGCTACGGAGTCGGCGGTGGAGGTCTGGCAGGACAACATGTGGTAAGGACCGTCCTGCGCGATCTCCTGCTCGGCAGAAACCCGGAGCAGATTTCACAACTCTGGCATGAAATGTATCAGGCAACTCTGGCATTTGGCCGGAAAGGCATCGCCATCATGGCCATCAGCGGAGTTGATCTCGCACTGTGGGATCTGCAGGGAAAACGGGAACAGCTACCCGTGGTTGCACTGCTGGGAGGCACTCCTGGAACTAAAATACCGACCTACCATACGGCCTGGTCTACAGAAGATCTATCTACGGCTGGTGAGCACGCCGGTTATAAACTGCATCTGGGAAAAATCGCTGCCCTGGAACAACACGATTTGATGGTCGACTCCATCGAGCAGGCACGAATCACTATCGGTCCCTCGCCTTTACTGATGGTTGACGCCTGGATGAAATGGGACATCGAATCAACCATCTCAATTGCGCGAGAGATCAAACCATTTCAAATCGAATGGATTGAAGAACCCTTATCCCCGGATGACCTGGCCGGCTATGCGATACTCGAAGAAAAAACTGAAATCCCCATCGCAGGTGGCGAGCATGAGTTTACTTCAGAGGCGTTTCGTCCGCTCATTGAACAGAAACTGCATACAGTGCTCCAGCCCGATGTCAACTGGTGCGGTGGTTTGACGGAACTGATCAAAATCTACACAATGGCAAAGGAAGCCGGCTTACGGGTCTGTCCGCATCGTGGTTGCGAAATCTGGGCGTTGCATGCCATCGCTGCTCTGGATCCTCAGCCCCTCGCAGAAACCGGTCGCCCCTGGATGACCTGGGTCGAGGGGCAACCTGACATTCATCAGGGCATGATCGAAGTTTCGGACCGGCCTGGCTTCGGTCTGTTATTCGATGAACGTCGACTGCCACTTGTAAACTGACTCAATTATCTTGAACCCTTATCCTCTGAAACGCAGCAAATTATGAGAAATCAAAACCAGCTGATTATCAATTTCCTGATCTGTTTTGTCAGCACCCTCATGTTAAACGGCTGCAGCCAAGAGGCCTCTTCGAACAAGACAGCAAAAGACACCAAACCGGATCCACCTGTTCCGACAGCTCCTGCCGGCCCTGTCGTTCTTTCAGAGCAGGATCTCCACGAACGGCTCAAGAAAAAAAATCCCGACTACCAGAACAATGCTGAGTTTGGAAAACAAAAAGGAGAAATCATTTCGGCTAAACTGGTCGGTGTGGAAGATATTTCTGCACTGAAGGGGCTGAAACTACAGTTTCTGGATCTGATGAACTGTCCTGTTTCAGACTTAAGACCGCTGAAAGGGATGGATCTGCAGTACCTGGATCTCACGCACTGCCCGGTCTCTGATTTGAGCCCACTAGAAGGAATGAAAATACAGGAACTCTACCTGGAGGGTTCGTTTGTTAGTGATCTCAGCCCCTTACAGGGCATGCCGATTCGCATTCTCAGAATGGAACATACCCCCGTTTCAGACATTTCCCCCCTGGAAGGTATGCCCCTCAATCAGCTCAATCTGTTTGACACAAAGGTCAAGAACCTGGGGCTGATCAATACACTGCCTCTCAAGACACTCTGGATTCCTAATACGGAAATTACGGACATCTCCCCTCTCAAAGGCATGCTGCTGGAGAGTCTGGATATTCAGGATACGAAAATCTCTGATCTCTCCCCGTTACGGGGCATGCAGTTTCTGCGGTTGAATCTCGCGAATTCCGCAGTGACCGATTTGACGCCTCTGAAAGGAATGCCTTTACAGCGTCTGATTTTCACCCCTGCCAATATCACTAAAGGCCTGGACGTAATCAGGGAAAACTCATCGATTCAAGGCCTGGGAACCAGCTTTGATACAGTCAAAGCCGCTGATGAATTCTGGAAAGAATTCGATGCTGCCCAGACGAAACCAGAGAAACAAAAACCAGAGTAATAACCAGCGACTCAGTCAATCGACAAGATACTGTTTATTCTGAGAGAACACATCCGATTTCCAGATTCCCAGCCGGTTTAACCAGTATTGCAGCATGACGGCCAGAGTCAGTATCCCATATCGCGCACTGCGCCTGAAATTGATACTGGATGCCTCTTCAAAATAGCGGACCGGAACAGGGATATCGCTCATTTTAAATCCAAAGCGAACTGCCTGCGCCAGGAACTGCGTGTCGAAAATAAAATCGTCCGAATTTTTGTCGAAGGGAATCGTCTCCAGAACTTTGCGGCTGTATGCACGAAAGCCACTGTGAAAATCTCCCAGGTTCTGTCCGAGGGCAATATTTTCGATAATCGTCAGGAAACGGTTTGCAACATACTTATAAAAGGGCATTCCTCCCGACAGGGTTTCTACTCGGGTTCGAATCCGCGAACCAAGAATTACATCGCAAATCCCCAGTCGGATCAGTTCGGTTGCCACCGGGATCACACGGCTGTCGTATTGATAATCCGGATGAATCATCACGACATAGTCCGCTCCTGCATCCAGGGCATAGCGATAGCAGGTCTTCTGGTTTCCACCATATCCTTTATTTCGCTCATGCTGAATGACCGTTAACCCCAGACGTTTCGCGACTTCGACAGTATTATCACTGCTGCAGTCATCGACCAGTACGATCTCATCAACGGAGCCTTCGGGGATATCACTCACCGTCCGTTCCAAAGTACTGGCAGCATTGTAGGCAGGCATCACAGCGATGACACGTCCTCGCCCTGGCAAGGAACTGTTTGAGCTGGAGTCAGGATCGAACATAAGTCTATCAAATTCAGAACGTTGATGATTGGCTGTTCCGCTTTCCACCTACAGAACAGGGATACTGCACGGACCTCTGCAAGACTCGATTTGCGGAAAAACTGCTTGAGGTGCTCACACTCAGATATGCATTGTTCACGAGAAGATAGGCGTAAACAAGTCAAAACGGTTAGGTTTTAAGGAATCACTTAAACCGGGGCTGAACTCAGGCTGCAAACTCGATTTCGCCCTTCCGCTTTTGCCTGATACAGGGCACTGTCCGCAGCTGCCAGCATCGCCTGAACACTATCCATCACATGCGGTGAATAGGTTGAGATCCCCAGGCTTGCTGTGACTGGAATGTGAAGCTCGTTAAATTTGATCACACTGGATTCAATTGAGTGACGTATGACTTCCGCAATTCGCTCCGTGCCTGACAGACCCACTTCTGGTAACAGAATCGCTAATTCTTCACCGCCATAGCGGGCAGCAATGACGTTATCGGATGATCGAATCTCCTGTATCCGCTCTCGTAAAATCTGGGCGACGCGACGCAGAACTTCATCTCCCGCCTGATGTCCATAATTATCATTGACCAGTTTGAAGTGATCCAGGTCGATTAAAATCAGCGAACAGGCTATCTCTGTCGACTGTGCCCGATGAAACTCATCTTCAAATAATTCATCAAACGAACGTCGGTTGACCAGTCCCGTCAAACCATCCTGTCGCGCCTGACGTTCAATCGTCGCATGGCTAAGTACTTTCAGCAGCGTATTCGATAAAAACTGCGATGCCCAGGAGATGAGCCTTAATGATCGTTCATCAAAGGGTTGACTGTCTTGACTGGTCAGACACAGCACACCGATGCGTTTGCGATTTGTGATCAGAGGTGAGATCAAAGCGGCACCTACCAGCGATCGGATCCCATGGTTTTCCAGCTGATCACCCGACAGAGAAGTATTCTCCCCTGAATTGAGCCCCAGTTGTACCAGATTCATCTCATGTTCACGCCAGCGGGCTTTGACTCCCGACTGGAGTGTGATTCCACATTCGACAATTGCTTTGCAGCCACTGGCATCCCCGGGAGTCGAGAGAAATAACCCCGCCCGGCTCGAATTGGTCAGCTGGCGTAATCGATCCAGAAACTCTTCCAGCATAATCACCGGAGTCTTAAACTGCTGATCAGCCAGAGAACGCAATTCGAGTTGTTCACGCGTTACGCGTAACTCAAACCGATGTGATTCAAAATCCTGATTCTTGACAATATTTCGAGAGACACAAATCAGAAGTCGCTTCGCCAGCTTGATCTGCTGTATTTCTTCAACACCTTCCGGATACAGATCGGTGGTAATAAAGATTCCCGAGATATCTTTTTTGTCATAGACGGCCATCAGACACAGCTTTTGGATCCGGGCTTTGTCCTGATCGTGAAAACAGTCATAGACATTCGATTCTCGAAGTTTTTCACCACGCAGAACAAGTACATTCTGATTTCGCAATTGCTTCAGTATACTCCGGTCAATATCATAGATCGCTTTTGTATTGCGCGAAAGTCCCCGTGATTCACGAAGTTTAAATTCGCCATCAATATGATTCAGGTATAAGCCAAATCCATCTCGCAGAGAAGGAACGTAGCGTTTCAAGAGCAGTTCAATTGCCTGATCGAAATCAGACTGTGATACGAACTCACGTAAAATATGATTTTCAATCAGCGTCATCGCCCGATCGGATTGAATATCGTGTAACTCCTCCTCAAACTCAGAAAGATTGCGCTGAAACTGTTCGTTCTCTTCGCGTACTGCTGACATCTTAAAAGTGTAAACAATGTATTGCAGAAGACAGACACCGGCGATGGCCGCAACACTGGCATTTGTGACGCCCTGCGACACATTTTGAGTGAATACTTCGATGATTGATGCAATAAGGTAAGACAACTGAGCCCTGCGCTTTCTAACCTGCAAATGAGATTATATCAGATGAATTCCGTGGAATCTCCACGAGGTTCATTCAAAACCTAGCCCAGAAAATGCGGTCTGATGAACACATTTTTCACTCGCGCCTGGGGATTTTCCCTCCTCACTTTGCCTGATCCCTGAATTCGTTATAATCCAGATAAACCGTTATTTTTCGCTTTCGAATTGGACTATGTTATTCTCTAATAAGGTGAAGCTAGTCGCGTATCGAGCCTGACGTTTGTCTCTGAATAAAATGAGATACAAACAGATTGATGTGCCAGGTGCGTCTGACCCAGGTATTAACCGTTCCCCAATCTCTTGAAAAAGCACCAGGTCTTCTATGAATATTTTGAATTATATTGGAAATCGTTTTCTTCAGGCCCACTTGCCAAAAACATGGCTGCTGCTGGTTCTCACACTCAGCTTAATGACGGCTTCGTCTGCCTCTGCAGATAACCAGTCAGAAAAAAGTGGCTCAAACAAAGCAGACGCCACCAAAAAAGCAGAGAAACAACCGGAACCCAAATGGATCTCACTGTTTAACGGTAAGAACCTGGACGGTTGGAAAGTCCCTCAATTCGGAGGCGAAGGCGAAGTCCATGTCGAAAAGGGAAACCTGATTCTGGAAATGGGTGTCGATCTGACGGGCGCGACTCTCGTCGATACAAAAAAATTCCCCCTGACTAACTATGAAGTAGAACTGGAAGCCATGCGGGTGGATGGGACAGACTTCTTCTGTGGACTGACCTTTCCTGTCAAAAAAGATCCCTGCTCATTTATCCTGGGCGGCTGGGGTGGCAGCCTGTGTGGTATCTCCAGCATTGATGGAGATGACGCATCACAAAATAGCACGACTACCTTTCAGACTTTTAAGAAAAACCAATGGTATAAAATCCGCCTGCAGGTCACCGACCATAAGATTCAGGGCTGGTTGGATGGCAAACAGATTGTTGATCAGAATCTGAAAGATCGCAAGATCTCAATTCGACACGAAGTCGAACTCTCCCGCCCGTTCGGTATCACGTCATTCTGCACGACGGCTGCTTTGAAAAATATACGCCTGAGGAAACTGACTCCCGAAGAAGTCGCCAAAACAGCACCGCAGAAATAATACCACACGTTGATTTTGATCAACACACCGATGGATTAAGTCATCATACGGTATGAAAACCGTGAAATTGTCTTGCCTCGTAAGCCGTTCTATCTACTGCCTTTAGCATCGCGTCTCCGTTTCCAGGTGAAAGTGGTATTCCTTTTGCGTTTACCCTGCCAGAGAGAGAGATTGGGAATTCAGCGTGGTTCCAATCCCTTCATCATTTCACTCACAAGGCAGAACGGCATTCCATTGAATTCGCAAATTACCGCAGAAATCGCAGCTGTCATTGCATCTCAAGGTCTTTCTCTCATTGAAGGAACAGCCCCCTTTTCTTCCGACGTACTCTGTGACTTCTGGTTTCATGGTCAGGAGCATCTGAAACAACGCCGACGCGTTCTTGAACCGCTGGCGCAATCTGATACTCCCCATGATCTCTCTGAATCAGAACTCGAAGTCATTTTCAAAGATTTCTTCGCCGAAGAAATGCTGATGCGTATTGTCACCACTGTTCTCGCTGCTGCAGATCAAAAGCGAAAACAGTGTCAGGCCGAACCCATCGCACGAAGTCTCTTCCTGGCATTTCTGGATCTGAAACGAGTCGTGCTGGCTGTGATGGTGGCAGAAAGCCATCTGAGCCTTGACGCACTCAAACGAATTAATCGTACGAGACGGTCAATCGAACGCTGGACCGATCTGATGCTGGGGCAATTTGTACTGCAATTCAACATGCAGGAATTTGCCCACGATCCGGAACGCTCCCGTGATTTTGGCGAAGACCAGTCCTCAAGCCTCAAGGCTCCTTCCCCCGTTCAGACCTGGGACCTGATCACAGCCGGTTTACGCATTTCATTCCCGGCCGGGCTCACCAGTCAAAGCAGTGACCATTGGGAAAAGATGCTCGCTGCCGTCATGGCCTGTTATCCTGAAGAGTGCTTCCATCAGTCTGCCATGATGAAATCAATCCAGCACATTCGCATCGCACGCAGCGGACTTGCCGCTGAAACTCACCCCGATCGAATTCCCGAACTGTTTCGTACACTGTTGCCACACAGCGCCTCAAGCAAACAAAATCATCCTCATTTCAAACCGACAGAACAAAAGCAGCAGGAAATAAACGCAAGTTCCCCAAAACAGGGAATCAGTTTCTCACACCTCCATAAGCGAAATTCAAAAGGTCCTCATTTCTAGGCCACTCAACCTCGCCGGCCAAACTCGATTGAGAAACTTTTGAATTTCTCGGTTGACTTAATTTGATCCACAGGAGTATGATCTAGGAATACAGTTTCCTTTGATGGAAATTCAATAGAAATCAGATTTTTACAGCTTTGGAGTTTCTCCGTGACACGTCGGTTTGGTACTTTTAGCTTTAATTTAGTGCGGCTGTCTTTTTTTACAGCCTGGCACTTTTTGAGCTATTGGTTTACCGGAACAGGTTACCTGACCGATCGAATAAATACCGTTCATAACTGATGAACAACCCCAGAAATCGATTGGCCCTGTAACCTCACTGGTTACAGGGCTTTTTTTATTCCCTGAGACTGAATTAGAAATGAGTCAACGCCATGATAGTTGTTATGAAAGCGAATGCTACTGAAGAAATGGTTCAAGCCATGGTCAGACGCGTCGAAGAAATGGGACTGAAAGCCCACGTCATTGTGGGCGAAGAACGCACAGTCATCGCCGCTGCAGGCATTAAACGCGATGGGCATCAGGAAGTACTGGAATCCTGTGCTGAAGTCGAAAAAGTTGTCCCCATCATCGCCGCCTATAAAGTCGCCAGTAAAGAAACCAAACCAGAACCAACGGTCGTCTCCACACGCGACCTCAAAATTGGTGGTTCTCATGTGGGCGTGATCGCGGGCCCCTGCTCTGTGGAAAGTGAAGAACAGATCCTGCAGGTCGCTCATCAGGTCAAAGCGGCCGGTGCCACCGGGCTCCGTGGCGGTGCCTTCAAACCGCGCACCAGCCCGTACTCTTTCCAGGGTATGAAAGAAGACGGCCTTAAACTGCTCGCGCTGGCTCGTGAAGAAACCGGCCTCGCCGTCGTCACCGAAGTCATGACCCCCAACCATGTCGATCTGCTATGCCAATACGCCGACGTTCTGCAGATCGGTGCCCGCAATATGCAAAACTACCATCTCCTGCAAGCCGTAGGCGAAACCCGGCTGCCCGTCCTGCTCAAACGCGGTCCTTCCGCTACCATTGAAGAGTTCCTGCTCGCCGCCGAATACATCCTCGATCAGGGAAATCAACAGGTCATGCTCTGTGAACGTGGTGTGCGAACTTTCGAAACCCATACCCGCTTCACACTCCCGCTTGCCACTGTCCCCTACCTGCATGAACGGACTCACCTGCCTGTTGTCATCGATCCCAGTCATGGAACGGGCATCGCCAGCCTGGTACCTCCCATGTGTGCCGCTGCCATCGCAGCCGGCTGTGATGGACTGATCCTGGAAGTTCACCCCGACCCTTCTCGCGCCATGAGCGATGGAGCCCAGTCACTCACGCCAGACGCCTTCTCTGAAACGATGGATCTCTGCCGCAAGGTTGCCGCAGCCGTCGGAAAAGAATTAGGTTAAGACAGTCGTCAACAATACTTCGAAGCAACCTGTTCCCGGGAGTCCGTTCATGAAGCTCTGTCTTTTTTCAGTCAGTTATGCCGGTTTCTGGGGACAGCATGCCTTGAGCTTGAACGAATTCATCGCGCAGTCGGCAAAACTGGGCTACGATTCCGTGATGCTCATGGGAAAACGCCCCCACCTGGCCCCCCTTGATACTTCTCCTCAATTGATTGAGTCCATCAAAGGGGCACTCGAACAGCATCAGATCAAATGTGCGATCATCGGCGGTTACACTGATTTCGCAGGCTCTGCTGCAACGGAAGTTCCCCTGATTGAATTACAGATTCAATATGTCCAGCAGCTCGCGCAAATCGCCAGCCAGCTCGGCGCCTCTACGGTTCGCATCTTTACCGCCTATGATTCTCCCCGGCAAACACCACAGGCTCTCTGGAACCAGACTGTGACTGCTCTACAGGAATGCTGTGACCGGGCAGCGGAATATGATGTCACCGTCGCAGTTCAGAATCATCATGATGTCGGCGTCCATTCCGATGCCCTGCTCGAACTCCTGTTTGATATCGACCGCCCCAACTGCAAACTGGGCTTCGATGCCTGGTCCCCTGCACTTCGCGGCGAAAACCTGTTCGACGCCGCGCGTAAAATGGCACCCCACACCGCGATCACGACTAACGCCGACTACATCAAACTCCCCCGCTTTGCTTATCAGCCCGAGTTCATCAACTACCAGCGACAGGAGCCAGATCTGGTCCGTGCGGTCAAATTTGGCACGGGTTTCATCGATTACTCCGCTTTCTTCCATGGTTTGAAAGAAGGCGGCTTCAAAGGCATCGCGACCTACGAAATGTGTTCTCCCCTCCGCGGAGGAGGCAGCCTTGATAATCTCAACGCATACGCCAGCGAATATTTGACCTGGATGAAAACACATCTGCTCTGAATAATTCTGCACTCACTTCTGTCTGGGAAGAAACTTACTTAACTTTTCCACGACCTTCGGCTTCGACTGTGCCAGATTCTCAACCGGGTCTGGTGATATTGAAATATCATACAGCTCCACTTTGGTTGGCTTCTCCTGTTTCATGCTCGCCGTCATTCGATACTGCTGTGTGCGCACACTCACTGCTTCGTTCCAGTAACTGAGCGCCGCTTGGCGAATCTCCGTCTTTTCTCCGGTCAAAATCGGTTTCAGACTCTTTCCATCCAGAGGATACTCTGTCTTGCGAAATGCAGGTTGACACAAATCAATCAGCGTCGGATAGATATCCACAGTCTCCACCAGAGCCGCCGACTTCAAGCCTGCTTTCGATACGCCGGGCGCGCGGATCATTAACGTACTCTTCAACGCCCGTTCCAATGGCGCATGTTTGGCCCACAACGCGGAATCTCCCAAGAACCAGCCATGATCGCCCCACACAACAACGATCGTATTCTCGCGCAGCCCCAACTCATCCAAAGCCGTTAAGACTTTTCCCACCTGTCGATCGGTATAGCGTACACACGCCAGATATCCCCGTCGCACATTTTCCCGAGCCGCGCGCGCCAGAGGTCGCGTTTTCTCAGACTCCATATCATAATTGTAAAACTCGCCACTTTTATGCCAGTACGCCGACTCCGGTTTCTCCGGGTGAGGGGCCGGCGGAATGTCTACACTCTCAAATGCCTCCCAGTCCTGTCTGGGCGCAACGAATGGTAAATGCGGTTTGAAGAATCCCAGTCCCAGGAAAAAGGGGTTGTCGCCCTGTTTGTATTCTCGCAGTTTCTCAATCGCCTGTTTCGCCAGCAGACCATCGGGCAACTCTTCATCCCGTTCGACTTTGAATTCCATCAGGTCCCGGATTCCGCTGCCATCTTCCCGACTGCGTCCATTCGCATACGCAAAAAAGATTCCCCACCCCCGCTTCCAGGAACCAAAGGGCGTCGCCAGTTCATCCCACGCATGAGGCAGTTCGTCGCGACCATCTCCTTTCCCGTTATATTCGAATACGCGACCGTCCGCCGTATGCGAGATCTTTCCGATACATGTTGTCCGGTAACCACTCCGTCGAAACAGTTCCGGCATCGTCTGCGCCCCGGCTGTCTGTTTCGCAGACAAGGCAGAGGCCCCCTGGTAAAATGCCTTGTTATTGCGCGTCACTCCTGAATTCTGAGGACTCCGCCCCGTCAGCAACGCATAGCGGGAAGCACCGCAAGTCGGAACCTGCACAAAATGATTCGTAAACAGGACTCCTTCCGACGCCAGTTGATCCAGCGACGGACTCTGCACATAAGGCAGACCGTAGCACCCCAGTTCCGTCCGTAAATCATCAATGGCAATCAACAGCACATTCGGCTGCGACTTCCCGGGAGATTCCGTGGCAGAAATCCTGCTCACCTCCACCAGCGAACATGCAACAAAAACAAGACAGCAGACAGTGATACGAATCCACATTATTGAATAACATCTCCAAAAAGGATGTACGAAACGATCTCAACTTGACACAATATAATTATAACAGACTGGAACACTATTTTCCTTAGAACTGCAGATCACTTTTTCCGGAAGCGTACTCTCATGAGCAGTGATTCCGAATTCGTTCAGAGCGATAACAACTTCGTTACTGCCAGACAGACGATGATCGAGGAGCAGCTTCGCCAGAGGGATATCGCTGATCCCCGCGTGCTGGATGCCATCGGACGCGTGCCCCGTGAGTACTTCGTTTCCCCCGAATCACAGCGTTTTGCCTACAATGATTCCGCGCTCCCCATCGACTGTCACCAGACAATCTCGCAGCCCTACACCGTCGCCTTCAT
The sequence above is a segment of the Gimesia algae genome. Coding sequences within it:
- a CDS encoding sulfatase is translated as MSRISATESPGKSQPNVLLIAIDDLRTELGCYGLPYVQSPSLDQLASEGVLFTNHFVQVPTCGASRYALLTGRSPQNSGVTRNNKAFYQGASALSAKQTAGAQTMPELFRRSGYRTTCIGKISHTADGRVFEYNGKGDGRDELPHAWDELATPFGSWKRGWGIFFAYANGRSREDGSGIRDLMEFKVERDEELPDGLLAKQAIEKLREYKQGDNPFFLGLGFFKPHLPFVAPRQDWEAFESVDIPPAPHPEKPESAYWHKSGEFYNYDMESEKTRPLARAARENVRRGYLACVRYTDRQVGKVLTALDELGLRENTIVVVWGDHGWFLGDSALWAKHAPLERALKSTLMIRAPGVSKAGLKSAALVETVDIYPTLIDLCQPAFRKTEYPLDGKSLKPILTGEKTEIRQAALSYWNEAVSVRTQQYRMTASMKQEKPTKVELYDISISPDPVENLAQSKPKVVEKLSKFLPRQK
- a CDS encoding glycosyltransferase family 2 protein, whose amino-acid sequence is MFDPDSSSNSSLPGRGRVIAVMPAYNAASTLERTVSDIPEGSVDEIVLVDDCSSDNTVEVAKRLGLTVIQHERNKGYGGNQKTCYRYALDAGADYVVMIHPDYQYDSRVIPVATELIRLGICDVILGSRIRTRVETLSGGMPFYKYVANRFLTIIENIALGQNLGDFHSGFRAYSRKVLETIPFDKNSDDFIFDTQFLAQAVRFGFKMSDIPVPVRYFEEASSINFRRSARYGILTLAVMLQYWLNRLGIWKSDVFSQNKQYLVD
- a CDS encoding mandelate racemase/muconate lactonizing enzyme family protein, translating into MQITDVRAIQPAGKNSPPDWRTSMGQILVAIDTDAGITGYGVGGGGLAGQHVVRTVLRDLLLGRNPEQISQLWHEMYQATLAFGRKGIAIMAISGVDLALWDLQGKREQLPVVALLGGTPGTKIPTYHTAWSTEDLSTAGEHAGYKLHLGKIAALEQHDLMVDSIEQARITIGPSPLLMVDAWMKWDIESTISIAREIKPFQIEWIEEPLSPDDLAGYAILEEKTEIPIAGGEHEFTSEAFRPLIEQKLHTVLQPDVNWCGGLTELIKIYTMAKEAGLRVCPHRGCEIWALHAIAALDPQPLAETGRPWMTWVEGQPDIHQGMIEVSDRPGFGLLFDERRLPLVN
- a CDS encoding leucine-rich repeat domain-containing protein; the encoded protein is MRNQNQLIINFLICFVSTLMLNGCSQEASSNKTAKDTKPDPPVPTAPAGPVVLSEQDLHERLKKKNPDYQNNAEFGKQKGEIISAKLVGVEDISALKGLKLQFLDLMNCPVSDLRPLKGMDLQYLDLTHCPVSDLSPLEGMKIQELYLEGSFVSDLSPLQGMPIRILRMEHTPVSDISPLEGMPLNQLNLFDTKVKNLGLINTLPLKTLWIPNTEITDISPLKGMLLESLDIQDTKISDLSPLRGMQFLRLNLANSAVTDLTPLKGMPLQRLIFTPANITKGLDVIRENSSIQGLGTSFDTVKAADEFWKEFDAAQTKPEKQKPE
- a CDS encoding sugar phosphate isomerase/epimerase family protein, encoding MKLCLFSVSYAGFWGQHALSLNEFIAQSAKLGYDSVMLMGKRPHLAPLDTSPQLIESIKGALEQHQIKCAIIGGYTDFAGSAATEVPLIELQIQYVQQLAQIASQLGASTVRIFTAYDSPRQTPQALWNQTVTALQECCDRAAEYDVTVAVQNHHDVGVHSDALLELLFDIDRPNCKLGFDAWSPALRGENLFDAARKMAPHTAITTNADYIKLPRFAYQPEFINYQRQEPDLVRAVKFGTGFIDYSAFFHGLKEGGFKGIATYEMCSPLRGGGSLDNLNAYASEYLTWMKTHLL
- a CDS encoding 3-keto-disaccharide hydrolase, producing the protein MNILNYIGNRFLQAHLPKTWLLLVLTLSLMTASSASADNQSEKSGSNKADATKKAEKQPEPKWISLFNGKNLDGWKVPQFGGEGEVHVEKGNLILEMGVDLTGATLVDTKKFPLTNYEVELEAMRVDGTDFFCGLTFPVKKDPCSFILGGWGGSLCGISSIDGDDASQNSTTTFQTFKKNQWYKIRLQVTDHKIQGWLDGKQIVDQNLKDRKISIRHEVELSRPFGITSFCTTAALKNIRLRKLTPEEVAKTAPQK
- the aroF gene encoding 3-deoxy-7-phosphoheptulonate synthase: MIVVMKANATEEMVQAMVRRVEEMGLKAHVIVGEERTVIAAAGIKRDGHQEVLESCAEVEKVVPIIAAYKVASKETKPEPTVVSTRDLKIGGSHVGVIAGPCSVESEEQILQVAHQVKAAGATGLRGGAFKPRTSPYSFQGMKEDGLKLLALAREETGLAVVTEVMTPNHVDLLCQYADVLQIGARNMQNYHLLQAVGETRLPVLLKRGPSATIEEFLLAAEYILDQGNQQVMLCERGVRTFETHTRFTLPLATVPYLHERTHLPVVIDPSHGTGIASLVPPMCAAAIAAGCDGLILEVHPDPSRAMSDGAQSLTPDAFSETMDLCRKVAAAVGKELG
- a CDS encoding sensor domain-containing diguanylate cyclase yields the protein MSYLIASIIEVFTQNVSQGVTNASVAAIAGVCLLQYIVYTFKMSAVREENEQFQRNLSEFEEELHDIQSDRAMTLIENHILREFVSQSDFDQAIELLLKRYVPSLRDGFGLYLNHIDGEFKLRESRGLSRNTKAIYDIDRSILKQLRNQNVLVLRGEKLRESNVYDCFHDQDKARIQKLCLMAVYDKKDISGIFITTDLYPEGVEEIQQIKLAKRLLICVSRNIVKNQDFESHRFELRVTREQLELRSLADQQFKTPVIMLEEFLDRLRQLTNSSRAGLFLSTPGDASGCKAIVECGITLQSGVKARWREHEMNLVQLGLNSGENTSLSGDQLENHGIRSLVGAALISPLITNRKRIGVLCLTSQDSQPFDERSLRLISWASQFLSNTLLKVLSHATIERQARQDGLTGLVNRRSFDELFEDEFHRAQSTEIACSLILIDLDHFKLVNDNYGHQAGDEVLRRVAQILRERIQEIRSSDNVIAARYGGEELAILLPEVGLSGTERIAEVIRHSIESSVIKFNELHIPVTASLGISTYSPHVMDSVQAMLAAADSALYQAKAEGRNRVCSLSSAPV